In Pseudorasbora parva isolate DD20220531a chromosome 20, ASM2467924v1, whole genome shotgun sequence, a single window of DNA contains:
- the LOC137049238 gene encoding zinc finger protein 850-like, whose translation MRVHFGEKPHTCPQCGKRFSVKGNLKKHMRVHTGEESFTCPQCGKTFAEKGSLGRHMRAHTGEKPYTCPQCGKSFTLKGNLNSHMRLHTGEKLYTCPQCEKCFSRKHHFEDHIRIHTGEDSHTCQQCGKRFSVKGSLKNHMRVHTGEKPHTCQQCGKRFSVKGCLKKHMRVHTGEKPHTCQQCGKRFSVKGNLKKHMRVHTGEKPFTCQQCGKSFTQKVNLNSHMRVHTGEKLYTCPQCGKSFSRNQHFEDHIRVHTGEEPFTCQQCGKTFAEKGSLGRHMRAHTGEKPYSCPQCGKSFTQKGNLKSHMRLHTGEKLYTCPQCGKCFSRKQHFEDHIRVHTGEEPFICQQCGKRFSVKGSLKKHMRVHTGEKPHTCQQCGKRFSVKGSLKKHMRVHTGEKPFTCQQCGKGFTQKVSLNSHMRLHTGEKLYTCPQCGKCFSRKQHFEDHIRVHTGEEPFTCQQCGKTFAEKGSLGRHMRAHTGEKSHTCQQCGKSFTQKANLNSHMRLHTGEKLYTCPQCGKSFSRKQHFEDHIRVHTGEEPFICQQCGKSFNIKGNLNRHMKVHTGKSFTCGHCGKGFRYKITLEFHMSIHE comes from the coding sequence ATGAGAGTTCACTTTGGAGAGAAGCCTCACAcctgccctcagtgtggaaagagattCTCTGTAAAAGGAAACCTTAAAAAGCatatgagagttcacactggagaggaGTCGTTCAcctgccctcagtgtggaaaaaCTTTTGCTGAAAAAGGAAGCCTTGGCAGGCACATGAGAgctcacactggagagaagccttacacctgtcctcaatgtggaaagagttttactCTAAAAGGAAACCTGAACAGTCACATGAgacttcacactggagagaaactcTACACctgtcctcagtgtgaaaagtgTTTTAGTCGAAAACATCACTTTGAAGACCACAtaagaattcacactggagaggattctcacacctgccaacagtgtggaaagagattCTCTGTAAAAGGAAGCCTTAAAAATCatatgagagttcacactggagagaagcctcacacttgccaacagtgtggaaagagattCTCTGTAAAAGGATGCCTTAAAAAGCatatgagagttcacactggagagaagcctcacacctgccaacagtgtggaaagagattCTCTGTAAAAGGAAACCTTAAAAAGCATATGAGAGTTCACAcaggagagaagcctttcacctgccaacagtgtggaaagagttttactCAAAAAGTAAACCTGAACagtcacatgagagttcacactggagagaaactcTACACCTgtcctcagtgtggaaagagttttagtCGAAACCAACACTTTGAAGACCACataagagttcacactggagaggagccgttcacctgccaacagtgtggaaaaacTTTTGCTGAAAAAGGAAGCCTTGGCAGGCACATGAGAgctcacactggagagaagccttactcatgtcctcagtgtggaaagagttttactCAAAAAGGAAACCTAAAGAGTCACATGAgacttcacactggagagaaactcTACACCTGTCCTCAGTGTGGAAAGTGTTTTAGTCGAAAACAACACTTTGAAGACCACataagagttcacactggagaggaGCCGTTcatctgccaacagtgtggaaagagattCTCTGTAAAAGGAAGCCTTAAAAAGCatatgagagttcacactggagagaagcctcacacctgccaacagtgtggaaagagattCTCTGTAAAAGGAAGCCTTAAAAagcacatgagagttcacacaggagagaagcctttcacctgccaacagtgtggaaagggtTTTACTCAAAAAGTAAGCCTGAACAGTCACATGAgacttcacactggagagaaactcTACACCTGTCCTCAGTGTGGAAAGTGTTTTAGTCGAAAACAACACTTTGAAGACCACataagagttcacactggagaggagccgttcacctgccaacagtgtggaaaaacTTTTGCTGAAAAAGGAAGCCTTGGCAGGCACATGAGAgctcacactggagagaagtctcacacctgccaacagtgtggaaagagttttactCAAAAAGCAAACCTGAACAGTCACATGAgacttcacactggagagaaactcTACACCTgtcctcagtgtggaaagagttttagtCGAAAACAACACTTTGAAGACCACataagagttcacactggagaggaGCCGTTcatctgccaacagtgtggaaagagtttcaataTAAAAGGAAACCTTAACAGACACATGAAAGTTCACACTGGAAAGTCGTTTACATGTGGTCACTGTGGGAAAGGTTTTAGGTATAAAATAACCCTGGAGTTCCACATGAGTATTCATGAATGA